Proteins found in one Zea mays cultivar B73 chromosome 1, Zm-B73-REFERENCE-NAM-5.0, whole genome shotgun sequence genomic segment:
- the LOC100283495 gene encoding low molecular weight protein-tyrosine-phosphatase slr0328 produces the protein MPGAVALAPTFAAASSSAAAASTLAPNPTSRGDPLIIRLCRNAPASATPLVPLVATRRYVRGCRGAALVASPHHAPNPRLRFASAAEGMAAEASTAGAASAAEAKPFAVLFVCLGNICRSPAAEAVFRTLVSKRGLDSKFLIDSAGTIGYHEGNKADSRMRAASKKRGIEVTSISRPIKPSDFRDFDLILAMDRQNYEDILNSFERWRRKEPLPDSAPNKVKLMCSYCKQHTESEVPDPYYGGPQGFEKVLDLLEDACESLLDSIVANNASISG, from the exons ATGCCTGGAGCCGTTGCGCTTGCGCCCACGTTCGCGGCAGCGAGCAGCTCCGCCGCCGCGGCCTCCACGCTGGCTCCGAACCCGACAAGCCGAGGCGACCCGCTAATTATTAGGTTGTGCCGCAATGCTCCTGCTAGCGCAACTCCACTTGTTCCACTTGTAGCCACCCGTCGCTACGTGCGTGGCTGCCGCGGCGCGGCTCTAGTGGCCAGTCCCCACCACGCTCCAAACCCTCGCCTCCGATTCGCGTCTGCGGCAGAGGGGATGGCtgcggaagcgagcacggcgggtGCGGCGTCGGCAGCCGAGGCGAAGCCCTTCGCCGTCCTCTTCGTGTGCCTCG GGAATATTTGCCGGAGTCCTGCGGCTGAAGCTGTGTTTCGGACCCTCGTAAGCAAGCGTGGGCTTGACTCCAAGTTTCTCATAGACTCTGCTGGTACCATCGGGTATCATGAG GGTAATAAGGCAGACTCAAGGATGAGAGCAGCTTCAAAAAAGCGGGGGATTGAGGTCACATCAATATCCAGGCCTATCAAACCCTCGGATTTTCGTGATTTTGATCTTATCCTTGCAATGGACAGGCAGAACTATG AAGATATATTGAACTCGTTTGAGAGATGGAGACGCAAAGAGCCCCTCCCTGATAGTGCACCCAATAAG GTTAAGCTGATGTGCTCCTACTGCAAACAACATACTGAGTCTGAAGTTCCAGATCCTTATTATGGAGGTCCTCAGGGATTTGAAAAG GTGTTGGACTTATTGGAAGATGCTTGCGAGTCGCTGCTTGATAGTATCGTCGCAAACAATGCAAGCATTTCTGGGTGA